The Ralstonia insidiosa region TGTCGGTCATGCCGGTCAGCATCTGTTCGTCCACGTACTTGAGTGTGTCGGCCAGCTCGGAGCCGCTGCCGTCCAGCGTCTGCTGCATGAGTTGGCGCGCACCCGGGCCTGGGTCGCCCTGGTTCTTGATGAGGTTGAAGCGCGTGCGCACCTTGGACAGCGAATCCATGTAGCCACGCAGCAGCGACTTGTCGTCACGCACCATCACCACGCGGGCCAGGCCAGAGAATTCCTTGCCCACAGGCCCCATCGGGATCGCGCCGGCATCGGCGATGTTGCCCGTGTCGACATTGATGTTCACCTGCGACGGCGTCTGGCGTGCGAAGAGCTGCTTGAACCAGCCCAGCACGCCGGTCTTGGCCTGCTTCAGCCCCGCATTGAGCATCGACGGGTTGTCCCACGAAGTCTGGTCGTAGGCGGTGTCGAGCACCTTGCGGATCGGCGAGTTGGTCGGGTCGCCCAGCAGGTTCATGCCGGTGACGGCCTGGTCGAAGCCGGTGAAATCCTGAATGGCCACGCCCTGCATGAAGCGCTGCCACTCGCGGGCGTACTCGGTCTTGTACATCGTGACCAGCGCTTTCTGGATCTGCTCGGGGCTGCCTTCCAGCGTCAGGTCATCCCGTGCCGCCACGTTGAGCACCCAGTCCTTGGTCTGCAGCTCCTTGTTGGCGGCTTCACGGATGGCGGGCTGCACATAGCCGAGCCACGCTTCCTTGGTGAAGGTGCCGGGCACGGCGTAGCTGCCGGCCACCACACCCGCGCCGGTTTCACCGACGATGCGGGCGACCGTCATCGGGGCGTAGCGCGTGGAGGCGCGCGCCTTGATCTCGGCGTAAGCGCGTTCGCGGGCCGGCATGCCGCGCACCACGCGGCGCAGGTTTTCCCGCGTCTGGTCGACCAGCGAGAGGTTGCCCTCCAGCATCGGCCAGTTGTCGTCGTTGACGTGCGCGAGGAAGAACGACAGGTTGCGTTCCGCCGAGCGGATCATCTGCTCGCGCGGCATGTTGCCCCGGTTGTCTTCCAGCCAGCCGCGCCAGAAGCGCGTGACCTGGTCGGTCAGGTGCGCAATTTCCACATGGCGCTTGTCCGACAGCATCAGGTAGGTCTTGAGCGCGTTGTAGCCGTCTTCCACGTTGGTGGGGGAGGCATCGGTGTAGCGCTTGGCACCGGTCGAAGCGGTGGCTTGGTTTGGCGCGGCCGGCGCGTTGGCGGCAGCACCCGACGCACCACCCACTGTGGCAGTTGCCGTCGTCACAGACGAGGTCATCACCGCACCGGTTTCCGGCGGGCGCACCATCGGCGCGAGTTGATCCGGGTGGGCGTTGACTTCGGCCAGGAAGGTTTCGATGGCGCCGCCCACCGGCTTGAGCATGACCTGGCGCAGGCCGTTGTAGTACTCATCCAGCAGCTTGTGCTGCAGCGTGTCGCCCTGGTACAGGCCCAGCGACAGCGCGAGCGGGTGGTCGTTGCGATAGCGGTCGAGCTGCTCGATGCGGTCTTGCAGCATGTCGAGCGCTTCCAGGCGGGCCTGCAGGTCGACGCGGTTCTGCTGCATCTTCACGATCTTGTCGAGATCGGCCTGCACGTTGGCCGTGAGCGTGCGGTTGCCCATGTAGGACCACGTCCAGCCGCCCAGCATCAGGCCCAGCGCCAGCACCAGCCCGAAGAAGGTGGCGATGCGCAGGCGCGTCTTGGCGGGGCTCGCAAACTGGCGCACCGTCTGGCGGTCCGCAAAGATCACCTTGGAGAACAGGTCGCGCAGGAAGAAGCCGTTCTTGGAGAACACCTCGCGGCTGCGCGCAGCGCCATCGGTCGACAGGCCAAACCGGCGAGCAATGCGCTCGGCCGACGCGCTGTTGGTCGCACCTTCCTGCAGTGCGCTGGTGAAGTAGAAGCCGCGGAACACCGGCTTGTACTGGAACGGGTTCTCATCAAACAGCGTGACCAGGAACGAGCGCAGCGTCGGCTTGATCGACGCGAACTCCAGCGGGAAGCTCAGCAGCCCCGGCGAAAGCTTGTTCTTCTGATGCAGCGCGATCTGCGCCACGCTGATCTCCTTCAGGCCGTCGCACAGCTCGTCAAAGCGCTGGTCGAACATGGCCGCCACATCGGGCTTGGCATCCGGCTCGAAGGGCAGGGAAGAGCCCCAGACGCGGTCGCGCTCCTGTTTCTCGCTGTCGCCAAAGAATTCGGTAAAGCCGGTGATCAGGTCGGCCTTGGTGAACATCACGTACACCGGGGCGAACACTTCCAGGCGCTCCGTCAGCTCTTGCACGCGTTGGCGCAGGTTCTTGGCCAGGTTGATGGCGAACTCGGGGCGGTTTTGCGTGAGTTCCGACACGCTCACCGTCACCACGATCCCGTTGATGGGGGCCTTCGGGCGATAGCGTTTGAGCAGATCCAGGAAGCCGAGCCATTCGCGGCGGTCTTCTTCGTGCACCGAGTAGCGGCCGGCGGTATCGAGCAAGATGCCTTCGGTGGTGAAGAACCAGTCGCAGTTACGCGTACCGCCGATGCCCTGAATGACTGCGCCGCCCTTGTCGGCAAACGGAAACTGCAAGCCCGAATTCAGCACCGCCGTGCTTTTGCCCGCCGCCGGGTTGCCGATCACGATGTACCACGGCAGCTCATACAGCGCGGCGTCTCCCGACAGTTGGCCGAGCTTGGAGCGCTTGATGGTCTTGACGGCTTCAGCCAAGCGCACGCGCAGGGCTTCAACTTCCTCGCGCTTGTCGGGCGTGGCGGCCTTGTCGGGCGTGGCGGCCTGCTCCAGCACGCCTTCCAGCTTCTTGCTGGCCTGACGCGCGCGCCAGCGCTTCCAGAGGTAGGCCACCAGCCACAGCGCCAGCAGCACACCCAGCGCGATGCCGGCCCAGACCAGGCCAATCTCGAAGGTCTGCGCGATCAGCAGCAGAAAGATGGTGAGCACGATCACGCCGAGAACCGACAGCGTGCGTGAGTTGGTCAGGAAGTTTAGGAAGCGTTGCATGTTGCCTTCGGCTCGCGAGCGGACAAAGTCGGATTCGGGATTCGGGGTCAGGTCAGGCGCGGCACCACCGCAATGGCGCCGCGCTGCTGGATGTCGTTGGCGGTGATGGCCAGCACCGGCTTGCCGCTTTGCTGGCTCAACTGGTGCGCCACCACGACAGGCAGCAGGGCACCCGCCGCGCCGACGTAACCGCACGGTGTGCCCAGGGGCAGCAGATCGGCGGCCACGTCCAGCGTGGGAAAGCGTTCAGAGACGATGCGTGCGACCTCCACGGTGCGCACGGGGTGCATGCCGGTGTCGGTGACGACGCTGGCGACGAGCGGTTCCGCATCGGTAGCGGCCGGCTTCGCATCGGCAGGTGGCGTCTTGCTGTTGGCTTCGGCAGGCGCGGCAGCGGCAGCAAGGGTCTCCAGCACGTGACGTACTGCGCCGTTAAGGGCTTCCAGTTGCGGCTGGCCGCGATCGGGCGTCGGCGCCTCCAGGCGGGCCACGCTGGCGCGGGTGATTGTGATGGCGGCCGGTGGCGTGTCGTCACCCGTGCCGTCAACAGACGGCGTTGCCGGAGCAGCAGCAAGGGCCGGCGCGCAGAGCAACACGCCAGCGGCGGCTTCGCCCGGCACGCGGCCATGCTGGCGGTTGGCCTCGAACAACTGCTCCTGTTGCGTCAGTTGCTCCACTGCACTGGGGCCGACCAGCGAGTCGGCCACCACCAGCATGCGCAGCACGCGCTCGTCGCTTGTGCGGTTGACGGCCTGCGTGGCGCGATCAAGCAGCAGCAAGGCATCGGCATCACCCTTGGCGGTGATCGGCTCAAGGGTGAGGTGATTCGTTGGCCAGATCACGCTGATGCGCTGGCGCAGCCAGGCATCTGCGATGGCCTGTTGTTGCGGTGTCCATTCGCGCGGCAGCAGGGCGGTGATGACGAGCCGCGTGGCATCCGGGCCGGCGGGTTCTGGCTGTTGCGCGACGGCATGGGCCGCAAGTTCTTCGGCAACCTGCCCAGCAAGCGTCAACGCGCGCAGCTGTTCGTCCAGCCAGTCCACGTCTGGGTGGCGCTCCGTCAGCTCGGTGCGCAGGTCTTCGATGTCGAGGCCATCCACGGGTGCTGCAAAGATCGGTTGGCCAAAGCCTTGTACATCCGTCAGGCCTGGCTGGGTGCTGGCCTGCACGGCGTCCACCAGCGATGCCGCATCGCTGCCGCCCGGCGCGCGCAATGCACTGGCCAGCAGTACGGCACGCCAGTGGCGCGTTGCATCTTGCGGGTCGGCCGGTGTGCCATCGCTCTTGGCGGCAGCAGCGGGTGCTGCGGCCGAGAGCTCACGCCCGGCCGCCACGTTGGAGCGGATGCCGTCCAGCGCGCGCTTGATGACCCAATAGCCAATCACCATGCCCAGCGGCAGCAGGAACAGGTAGGTGACGATGTCGGCGGTGCTCGGCATGCGGTTGGTGGACTGCCACCACACGATGACGGCAATCCACACCACCACGAACGCTGCCAGCAGCGTCAACCCGGACCGGAAGAGTCGTGCAGCCATGTCGTTCTCAGATGCTGCCCGTGTTGCCTTGGCTCGACAGGAGCGTGGCGCCGCAGGCGGTCTTGTCGCCGTGGCGCGCGGCCTGCTTGCCGTCGATGATGACGTTCGGGTCTCCGGTGACGATGACGGTGGTGCCGCCATGGCCTTGCTTGGGGCAGGTGACCTTGTCGCCCACACAGGCGATGCCCTTGCCGCCCGTGGACGTGTTGCCCGACGCGCTGATCACCACACCGCCGTGGTCCGTCTTGTCACCCAGCAGGATGAAGGGACGTGTCATTGCATGCTCCCCGTATGTGTTCGATTCATCGATTCGTCATTGGCCTGGCGCGTCGGGACGCTTGCCGAGTACGCCCTTGCGACGCAGCTCCACATGGCCCAGGTCCATCATCTTCCAGCGGCCGCCCCACACGAGGCCAACCGACTCCGCCGTTTGCCCATACAACTCGTAGCCGCGCATCGCCCACGGGTCTTTCTCACTGATCACCAGCTTGCCCTCGCGGAAGAACGCGCTGTCTGCTGCCAGGCCGTACTGGTGGTAGCTCTGATACGCCCCAGCCTGTGTGACGTTGCTGCCCATCGCCGCCAGCTTGGCTTGCCGATCGGGGCTGCGGAAGCCTTCGAGCAGCGCCATCTCGTAACCGTGTTCGTCGCGCATGATCTTGTAGACGAGCAGCAGACGCTGGCGGAAATCGGCGTCGAGCAGGTTCCAGTCACGGCTCGCATCGCGGATGGCCGGGCGGATCAGCTCGACCTCGCGCGTGGTGAACACCTCGGGCGGCAACGGCGGCGGCGGGATCAGCCGTTCACCATTGAGCAGCGCAGAGATGTGCGGGTCCGGCTCACGCACCTGGTCATCGTCAAACTCGAACGACTGCTGCTCGCGCAGCGCCAGCGCCACAATGGGTGGCACCGACAGCACACCCATAGCCCCCAGCAGCAACAGTTTCCGGCGCGCCACGAACCGCTTGAACGCAGACGCATTCGACGCTGCGCTGTCCACCGACCCGCGCAACGAGCCCGCCGAGCGCGCACCAACCACGGCCGCACCGGTGCTCAGGCGCTGCCACTGCGCGCGCACAACCGCAGCGCAGCGTTGCCGAACCGACGGCAACAGCAACACGGCAGCCACCACCACCATGGCGACGAAGTAGAGAGCGAGA contains the following coding sequences:
- the tssM gene encoding type VI secretion system membrane subunit TssM, whose amino-acid sequence is MQRFLNFLTNSRTLSVLGVIVLTIFLLLIAQTFEIGLVWAGIALGVLLALWLVAYLWKRWRARQASKKLEGVLEQAATPDKAATPDKREEVEALRVRLAEAVKTIKRSKLGQLSGDAALYELPWYIVIGNPAAGKSTAVLNSGLQFPFADKGGAVIQGIGGTRNCDWFFTTEGILLDTAGRYSVHEEDRREWLGFLDLLKRYRPKAPINGIVVTVSVSELTQNRPEFAINLAKNLRQRVQELTERLEVFAPVYVMFTKADLITGFTEFFGDSEKQERDRVWGSSLPFEPDAKPDVAAMFDQRFDELCDGLKEISVAQIALHQKNKLSPGLLSFPLEFASIKPTLRSFLVTLFDENPFQYKPVFRGFYFTSALQEGATNSASAERIARRFGLSTDGAARSREVFSKNGFFLRDLFSKVIFADRQTVRQFASPAKTRLRIATFFGLVLALGLMLGGWTWSYMGNRTLTANVQADLDKIVKMQQNRVDLQARLEALDMLQDRIEQLDRYRNDHPLALSLGLYQGDTLQHKLLDEYYNGLRQVMLKPVGGAIETFLAEVNAHPDQLAPMVRPPETGAVMTSSVTTATATVGGASGAAANAPAAPNQATASTGAKRYTDASPTNVEDGYNALKTYLMLSDKRHVEIAHLTDQVTRFWRGWLEDNRGNMPREQMIRSAERNLSFFLAHVNDDNWPMLEGNLSLVDQTRENLRRVVRGMPARERAYAEIKARASTRYAPMTVARIVGETGAGVVAGSYAVPGTFTKEAWLGYVQPAIREAANKELQTKDWVLNVAARDDLTLEGSPEQIQKALVTMYKTEYAREWQRFMQGVAIQDFTGFDQAVTGMNLLGDPTNSPIRKVLDTAYDQTSWDNPSMLNAGLKQAKTGVLGWFKQLFARQTPSQVNINVDTGNIADAGAIPMGPVGKEFSGLARVVMVRDDKSLLRGYMDSLSKVRTRFNLIKNQGDPGPGARQLMQQTLDGSGSELADTLKYVDEQMLTGMTDSERATLRPLLVRPLLQSYAVVIRPATAEINKVWNAQVYQTFATTLADKYPFSANAKIEASAAEIGQVFGPDGSIAKFASTTIGPLSVRRGDMLAARTWGDLGLSFVPEFTTGFTRWIAPLTGGAAGGGAGGAAAAAPQTVFQILPVPSQGATEYTIEIDGQQLRYRNTPPQWANFVWPNPQGTPGAKVTATTFDGRTVELLNEPGRFGLERLIATAQRKRRPDGAFDLSWTKDGLTVAISLRIISSPQTGGTTASDSPQGQGLRGLRLPTSIADMNAPLNTSTPPAPAGSPPAGRTPAPAQTQAATRSAVTEEQGGTAQ
- a CDS encoding PAAR domain-containing protein produces the protein MTRPFILLGDKTDHGGVVISASGNTSTGGKGIACVGDKVTCPKQGHGGTTVIVTGDPNVIIDGKQAARHGDKTACGATLLSSQGNTGSI
- a CDS encoding M15 family metallopeptidase codes for the protein MVFVVLALYFVAMVVVAAVLLLPSVRQRCAAVVRAQWQRLSTGAAVVGARSAGSLRGSVDSAASNASAFKRFVARRKLLLLGAMGVLSVPPIVALALREQQSFEFDDDQVREPDPHISALLNGERLIPPPPLPPEVFTTREVELIRPAIRDASRDWNLLDADFRQRLLLVYKIMRDEHGYEMALLEGFRSPDRQAKLAAMGSNVTQAGAYQSYHQYGLAADSAFFREGKLVISEKDPWAMRGYELYGQTAESVGLVWGGRWKMMDLGHVELRRKGVLGKRPDAPGQ